In Rosa rugosa chromosome 4, drRosRugo1.1, whole genome shotgun sequence, the genomic stretch TTGATGAGTGGGGATCACTCACTGGGAATTGGGAGGGGTCAGCTAGCAGTGGCGTTGAAGGTGAGGAGAGCACAGGGTCCAAGAAAAAGCGAAGTAACCACCCCTTTTTAGGCTTTTAGCTGCTTCTGCCTCTGCCTGATGACTCATGACTTTGGCCATTGCTTGGCCTTTGTCTGCTTCAGTAGTGTATTCGCGTTTGGTTACAAAACATTTTATTAAAAGTATAAGATCGAGGAGAGAAACTTAGCTCGCTAGTTTTGAATGGCAGCGTAGCAGAAGCAGTTTCTTTTCCAAGCGCAAGTAAAGTTAGCTTTCAACTCAAAAAAGCTTTGAATGGTCTCTTCATATTTGGAAAGATGCTGTGCTTTTGCTGTGCAGAACTGGGCGCTGATTCTTATGCGAGTGAGTGAATGAGTAGTACTCACTTCAGGTCAGGTCATTATATGTGTTGATGAATAATAATTACGAATAATGAACGGAGTTTGTTTGTGTCTGCGTGCTTGGCATGGGGACGCTGAGAGTGACTTTTGAGTCTGTCATTAACCATCTTCTTCACGACTGTGTGACAGTGGAACTGAAAAACATGGTGCTCTCTCTGCTATCTCGCTGctcccatcatcatcatcatatatatCTTGAGCTTTTAATTTGTTCGCATTTATGTGTCACCAGATCACACCACCACTCTCTGCATCGCCACCAACGAAGAACTATCACCTCAACGATCCCTCTCCCTCACTTTCTCTGGATGGTGGACACATCATTTTATGAAAAGCTTTTAGCTAGGTTATAAATTTGGCCCAGTCCTTAGCTTTAATGCCTGGGTTGGGCTAGCTGGGTGCGGACCTCCATTAATTATGATCCCCATATACTCCAAACAGAAAATCCAAACACTAAACAACAGGCTAGGCTGGGTAGCTGTTTGAATATGATGAAATATCATGCATGTACTTATAGCTGGGAATTGACCTAATGCTTTCGGACctcaagaaaagaagaaaataccAGAAGATTTATTATATAAAGGTAAGGTATTTAGTGCAAATTAAGAAAGCTGTTGCATCAACGGAAGAATGAAGACATGACTCAAAATAGGGCCAAGTTATTGACATATTAAGTTACAGTAATACTATCTGGATGTTGAAGATCATGATATATATTCAGCAAAATCATTATCATCACCATACTCTTCATTTACCAAATTAATCAACAAATAACAACACACATCTTGCAAGATACGTACAATACGTACTCGTCTCCTCAGCCAAATATTATCACAATAACCAGCTTGTTATTGTTATATGTAATACAGAATATCAATAtccaataaaaagaaaacaagaaaaggtTTACATTGAGATGGAGGAAACCTATTACGGGTTAGCAGATGAATTTGCCCGATCATCCGTTCGAGTAGCACTAGCATTGATCTCTAACTGGTCACCTtcagttgttgttgttgttaaaGCCGATGACATGTAACTGAACGCCAGAGAGTTCTCATGAGGGTTTGCTTGCCTCGTTCGAGCTTGAAATTGTTGCTTGCAAGCCTGACAGGTGATTTGGAGAATGGTAGAGTTGATTTTCTTAACGGCATGCTCTTTCAAAGCTTGCGCCTTGTCCAATTCAGCTTGTGCTTGTTGCCTTATTCTCTTGGCATTTGCAAACTCCTGCTCGGCTAGCTCAATCTGCTGCTCCGCTTGCTGTCTCGCCTCTTCTGCGTAAGCCTTTTCCGCCAAGGCAAGCCTTAACTGCTCTCGTGCTTCTTCTTTAATTATCCTTGATGTTGATGCTGATTCACCTGCTGGTTTCATCTGTTGGTGGTGATGTTCATTAGTACTAGTGCTGCTTTCCCTCGGAGAGTTTCGGTTTGATTCGATATTAATATTCTTTGGATGATGATGATCACCAAAATTGTCACACGATCCAATTGAGAGCTGGAGCTGAGTGGAATGGTTTTCCACGTCTCTCTTAGACGAGGAAACCGAGACTTCAATATGGTTAGGATTGTTGTCATTTGACGTGGTCGCAAGCTGAAGATCCAAATTGTACAAGCTGTTTGCATTGATATTCTTGGATGAGTTTCGATTACGGTCACTAATACCGTGGCCAGCAGGAGGACTACTTAAGATCAATTTGGTGTTGTCATGAACCGGCTTTGGCACCACCAAAGCTGAAGCTGAAGGCCAGTTAGGAGTAGTCCTGCTGCTGAAATTGGTTTCGCTTGACGGACTTGGACTTGAAGCCGTTCTTGATAGGCATGCCGGCGGTTGTAGTACTACTGCTTGCGATTCCGGCCGTAGACGATCCATGTTGCAAGCATCTTGGTGTTCAATGAAACTCTCAACCCTACGTacagataaaaacaaaacaaaacgaaATAAACTATTCAAGTATGAACTATGAACTACCACAGTTTAAGGGGAGGTTAACTAGCTGAAAAGAATATAAAGGAAGTTAAAACATGTTTGATATGGGTGGCATTGCATTAAAGATCTGATGTAGGTGTTGAAAACAAGGCATAAAAAAGATCAAtaacacataaaaaaaaatataaaaggaagaacataaaaaatatataaatactAACTATTTAATTTTCCTTTCAAATAGCAGTTGAGGATAATATTTCTTAATTGAGATTAATCCTATTATGCACAGGCGCACAGCTGAAGATAGTCAGGAATTTCCATGGCGATAATATACTAGCTTAACCATAGCCGTTTTACGTCTCGGGATGCTAattaaaagaaaggaaaaaaaaaccgaaTGCAAACATATCTATGAGTCTAATATATTCCCTAATATATCTATAACCTAAGGAAACTGATCCTTTGGGAAATGTGTCTCAACAATGCTGAGAAAAACATAGTTAAGAATTCGATTCAAGGTCCCGTCGTCAGTCAAGAGTACTCAAAGACCAGACACCctttttgtttctctctttccCCGGCTTTTTCAAAGTCAAACCCCAATTAACAAAAAGCTCCGTATACATGATCATGATGATGCATTTTGAATTCGTAATAATTAATATAAATCTCTTTTCCTTTGCCCTCTCGAATAATATTGATGATCTTTAGCatgtaaaagaaagaaaagcaatAGAGAATGATATGAAAATGAATTTAACCTTGAGAAAACACGGCCACAGTCGCAAGAATGGCCTCGGGTGCCGCAGGTCTTGAGATGGGCTTTGTAGTCAGATTGAACTGCGTAGCCTTTCGAGCATTTCTCACAAACCCATTGCTTGTGGTTGCTGTGCTTCCTTCTGAAGTGCTTCTTTATCCCAACCAGATCACCCAGCGCGTGGCACGGGTCGTGGTGCAGGCAACTCGGTTCGGGGCACACGAATACCCGTTTCCTCACCACCGGAGTCTCTCTCTTCAGAAGCTTCCAGGGCACCTTGTGACGTCTCCGGTGCATCTGCAGATTCTGGTCCCTCTGAAACCCCTGGTTGCAGATCTCGCATACATAACGATCCGATTCCAGTAACGTTTTCGGTGAGAGCGACACTACCTCCGCATCTGGATCTGTAACAAAATATCATAATCGAATCAAAGAAAACTAGGTAAGGGCAAAACATGATTAACAGGTTATATAAGAGAAGTGATCGAAAATTAGATGTATACCTGGAGTTCCTGCTggccttcttttccttttattgTTGTTACCATTTTCCAAGCAAGAAAAAGGCTCGGAACAAGGAACTGAGGAagatgagttgttggctaacaT encodes the following:
- the LOC133744070 gene encoding zinc finger protein SHOOT GRAVITROPISM 5-like, giving the protein MLANNSSSSVPCSEPFSCLENGNNNKRKRRPAGTPDPDAEVVSLSPKTLLESDRYVCEICNQGFQRDQNLQMHRRRHKVPWKLLKRETPVVRKRVFVCPEPSCLHHDPCHALGDLVGIKKHFRRKHSNHKQWVCEKCSKGYAVQSDYKAHLKTCGTRGHSCDCGRVFSRVESFIEHQDACNMDRLRPESQAVVLQPPACLSRTASSPSPSSETNFSSRTTPNWPSASALVVPKPVHDNTKLILSSPPAGHGISDRNRNSSKNINANSLYNLDLQLATTSNDNNPNHIEVSVSSSKRDVENHSTQLQLSIGSCDNFGDHHHPKNINIESNRNSPRESSTSTNEHHHQQMKPAGESASTSRIIKEEAREQLRLALAEKAYAEEARQQAEQQIELAEQEFANAKRIRQQAQAELDKAQALKEHAVKKINSTILQITCQACKQQFQARTRQANPHENSLAFSYMSSALTTTTTEGDQLEINASATRTDDRANSSANP